From the Mesotoga prima MesG1.Ag.4.2 genome, the window GTGAAGTCGACGAGAGATCGCACTGTCGAATCTGGCACCCTTGTATCGTTGTATATGATCCAGTAAATGGCGGCAAACCTGGAGCTTCCAATAAGAAACCACAGTTCAGGCATTGAAAGTGGAGACCTATCGTTTATCACAGTTGAGAGAAGAGCGTCCTTGTAGGTTTTGTCAACGGAGTTTTCCACTTCAGGAAACCTGTACTCGGCCTCATGAAAGGCAATGAACTTTCTCCGCGATTGCCAAAGAATATCAAAGACCTTTCTGTAAAGGTTATACAGCTTCTCTTCTACAGTGTTTCCCATGACCGAAGCAGAGGCGGACTCGAACCTGGTCTTGATATCCTGGACGATTTCTTTGAATACCTGTTCCTTACCAGTGTAATGTCTATAGAATGCTCCATTTGACAGTCCGCAGGTTCTGCATATGTTCGCAACAGAGGTCATCTCGAAACCAAGGCGACTGAACAGCTCTTCAGCCGCCTCTTTAATCTGTAGTCTTGTTCTCTCGCTTCGAGAGACCTTCAAATTACGAGACCCCCGTCAACGCCAATTACCTGACCGGTCAAATAACTCGACTCATCGGAAATCAAGAAGAAGTAGACATTCGCAATTTCCTCAGGGAGTCCAATTCTTTTAAGAGGGATCTTCTCTTCAAGTGCCACCAGTATCTTCTCAGGCATTTTCTCAGTCATAGGCGTCTTTATGAAACCCGGTGCCACAGCGTTTACCCTTATCTTCGCGCCCTTTCTTGTCAACTCTTTAGCCCATGTCTTAGTCATTGCAATAACTCCTCCCTTTGAAGCGGAGTAGTTAGACTGTCCGATATTTCCGTATACGCCGACAATCGATGAAGTATTGACAATCGAACCATAACCCTGATCTATCATCACTGGAGCAACCGCCTGCGTCATGTTGAAAACACCTTTCAAATTGACGTTGATAACCAGGTCCCAATCTTCTTCGGACATTCTCTGAATCAGAGCGTCTCTAGTCACTCCAGCATTATTGATAAGCCCATCGATGCGGCCGAATTCGCTTTTGATTTCACCTATAAGTTCAGTTATTGCAGGCCTATCCGTCACGTTGAGTCTCTTCG encodes:
- a CDS encoding beta-ketoacyl-ACP reductase, coding for MRMEGKVVIITGGASGLGKAAVEKFAREGAIVYACDMDVEGLDNLKKEFSELPGKVIPKRLNVTDRPAITELIGEIKSEFGRIDGLINNAGVTRDALIQRMSEEDWDLVINVNLKGVFNMTQAVAPVMIDQGYGSIVNTSSIVGVYGNIGQSNYSASKGGVIAMTKTWAKELTRKGAKIRVNAVAPGFIKTPMTEKMPEKILVALEEKIPLKRIGLPEEIANVYFFLISDESSYLTGQVIGVDGGLVI